The following proteins come from a genomic window of Sardina pilchardus chromosome 1, fSarPil1.1, whole genome shotgun sequence:
- the LOC134082758 gene encoding NACHT, LRR and PYD domains-containing protein 12-like — protein MSDSQEREEAAGPSETLRPESAAHGFRTMKNDEDMADPGSPTHSGGGELTADQLMGGVHQQVLSDTITCEHNINKSTDKEVLRRVKEKHKASLKRRFENISEGIIKPGAEILLNKIYTELYITEGESEGVNKEHEVWQVESASRLQTTEDKPISCNDIFTPLPEQERHIRTVITKGIAGIGKTVSVQKFILDWTEGIANHDVDFMFPLPFRELNLIRSDEYSLHKLLIDFHPELKELKDGEEYNDCNIVFIFDGLDESRLPLNFQQSMRLSHLKQAASVNILMTSLIQGTLFPSAHIWITSRPAAAGQIPAQYINQVTEIRGFTHPQKEEYFKKRISNESQANRVISHIKASRSLHIMCHIPVFCWIAATVLQQMLEQDTAQKIPKTLTEMFVHFLLIQTKKKDQKYQGRYARDMKRLLQSQKEVILKLSELAFKNLENGNLMFYEEDLQKCGIDVSEASVYSGMCTEIFKEESVFQQRKVYCFVHLSIQEFLAAVFVFHSYVNENFEALQSLLSEKPTSPFRFSYFRSVLGSQSQDNLCRLLKSAVDEALKSRNGHLDLFLRFLVGVSMERNQRLLKGLLNCTYRSSKSIKKTCQYIKELNSEGLSPERCINLFHCLFEMNDHSMHQEIKKYLESPKDFKGQLSPAHCSALAHMLLMSEEVLDEFDLKKYNTSDEGRRRLIPALRCFRIGRLADCKLTEKSCEHVASVLQSPNSLIELDLMDNDLTDSGVQLLSKGLSSPHCKLQMLRLAGCKLTDKSCELVASVLQSPNSLIELDLTDNDLTDSGVQLLSKGLSSPHCKLQMLRLAGCKLTDKSCELVASVLQSPNSLIELDLSDNDLGDSGVQLLSKGLSSPHCKLQTLRLTGCKLTDKSCELVASVLQSPNSLLELDLKNNNLGDSGVQLLSKGLSSPQCRLHTLSLQKCSIGEEGFTALASALRSNPSHMRKLWLEGSKATDSGVKYLSSLLEDPNCK, from the exons ATGAGTGactctcaggagagagaggaggctgcaggtCCCAGTGAGACACTCAGACCAGAGTCTGCAGCACATGGCTTTAGGACCATGAAGAATGATGAAGACATGGCTGATCCTGGGTCACCAACACACTCTGGTGGAGG TGAGTTGACGGCTGATCAGTTGATGGGTGGAGTGCATCAACAGGTACTGAGTGACACCATCACCTGtgaacacaacatcaacaagaGCACAG ATAAGGAAGTTCTGAGGAGAGTTAAAGAGAAACATAAAGCCAGtctgaagaggaggtttgagaacaTATCTGAGGGCATCATCAAACCAGGAGCTGAGATACTCCTCaataagatctacacagagctctacatcacagaaggagagagtgaaggggtgaataaggAGCATGAGGTCtggcaggtagagtcagcatcTAGACTACAAACCACAGAAGACAAACCAATCAGCTGCAATGATATCTTCACGCCCTTACCTGAACAGGAGAGGCACATCAGAACTGTGATAACCAAAGGTattgctggcattggaaaaacggTCTCTGTGCAGAAATTCATTCTTGATTGGACAGAGGGGATAGCCAATCACGATGTAGACTTTATGTTTCCCCTTCCtttccgtgagctgaatttAATCAGGAGTGATGAGTATAGCCTTCACAAGCTCCTGattgacttccaccctgagtTGAAGGAGCTAAAGGATGGTGAAGAATACAATGACTGTAAtattgtgttcatctttgatggtttggATGAGAGTCGGTTACCTCTGAATTTCCAACAGAGCATGAGATTGTCTCATTTAAAACAAGCAGCATCAGTGAATATTCTGATGACAagcctcattcagggaactctTTTCCCTTCTGCACATATCTGGATAACCTCAcgaccagcagcagctggaCAAATTCCTGCTCAGTATATCAACCAAGTTACAGAAATACGAGGATTCACTCacccacagaaggaagagtacttcaAGAAGAGAATCAGTAATGAGAGTCAGGCCAACAGAGTCATCTCACACATTAAGGCATCCAGGAGTCTCCACATCATGTGTCACATTCCTGTCTTCTGTTGGATTGCAGCCACTGTACTTCAGCAGATGCTGGAACAGGACACCGCCCAGAAAATCCCTAAaactctgactgagatgttTGTACACTTCTTGCTTATTCAGACCAAAAAGAAGGATCAGAAATATCAAGGCAGATATGCAAGAGATATGAAGAGGCTCTTGCAATCACAGAAAGAAGTCATACTGAAACTGTCAGAACTGGCTTTCAAGAATCTGGAGAATGGCAACCTCATGttttatgaggaagacctgcagaagtgtggcattgatgtcagtgaagcctcagtgtactctggcatgtgcactgagatcttcaagGAAGAATCTGTGTTTCAGCAGAGGAAagtctactgctttgtgcatctgagcatccaggagttcctggctgctgtgtttgtgtttcactctTACGTGAATGAGAACTTTGAGGCACTACAATCCCTCCTCAGTGAAAAACCTACCAGCCCCTTCAGATTTTCATATTTTCGATCAGTGCTGGGCTCTCAATCACAAGATAATCTCTGTAGGTTACTTAAGAGTGCAGTGGATGAGGCTTTGAAGAGCAGGAATGGACATCTGGATCTTTTCCTTCGCTTCCTTGTGGGCGTCTCCATGGAAAGAAATCAGAGGCTTCTGAAAGGACTCTTAAATTGTACATACAGGAGCTCAAAGAGCATTAAGAAAACATGTCAGTATATTAAGGAGCTCAACAGTGAAGGTCTCTCTCCTGAAAGATGCATCAATCTTTTCCATTGCttgtttgaaatgaatgatcatTCCATGCACCAAGAGATAAAAAAATATCTGGAGTCACCAAAGGATTTCAAAGGCCAGTTGTCTCCAGCTCATtgttcagcactggcccacatgcttctgatgtctgaggaggtgctggatgagtttgacctgaaGAAATACAACACCTCAGATGAGGGCCGCAGGAGACTGATCCCAGCTTTGAGATGCTTCAGAATCGGACG ACTCGCTGACTGCAAACTCACAGAAAAGTCCTGCGAGCATGTggcctcagttctgcagtcaccaaactccctgatagagctggacctgatgGATAATGATCTGacagattctggagttcagcttctgtcTAAAGGACtatctagtccccactgcaaactgcagatgtTAAG ACTTGCTGGCTGCAAACTCACCGATAAGTCGTGTGAGCTTGTggcctcagttctgcagtctccaaactccctgatagagctggacctgacgGATAATGATCTGacagattctggagttcagcttctgtcTAAAGGACTATCTAGTCCCCATTGCAAACTGCAGATGTTAAG ACTTGCTGGCTGCAAACTCACCGATAAGTCATGTGAGCTTGTggcctcagttctgcagtctccaaactccctgatagagctggacctgagtgacaatgacctgggagattctggagttcagcttctttctaaaggactgtctagtccccactgcaaactgcagacattaag ACTTACTGGTTGTAAACTTACAGATAAGTCCTGTGAGCTTGTGGCCtcagttctacagtcaccaaactccctgttAGAGCTGGACCTAAAGAACAACAActtgggagattctggagttcagcttctttctaaaggactgtctagtccccagtGCAGACTGCAtacattaag